Proteins co-encoded in one Rhopalosiphum maidis isolate BTI-1 chromosome 2, ASM367621v3, whole genome shotgun sequence genomic window:
- the LOC113554163 gene encoding uncharacterized protein LOC113554163 isoform X2: MSSELEKVTEDIDRAVHLLDLLKSRYFFLRAKYDIDLNSQTAYGSKDTQSENQFSSNDLQSFIMLELHLLEYACTYGIYSMNMYATRLKTNLNYNDKDHFFLKLLKDHLRSLIETNSSIKNLSVDSYDSFTSYINSFKVYANVLNSVNESNITLLNETDTNKL, translated from the exons ATGAGTTCAGAGCTGGAAAAAGTAACTGAAGACATTGATCGAGCAGTTCATTTACTTGATTTACTGAAATctagatattttttcttaagagctaaatatgatatag accTTAACTCTCAAACAGCATATGGGTCCAAAGATACTCAATCAGAAAATCAGTTTTCATCTAATGACCTTCAATCATTTATCATGCTGGAACTTCACCTTTTAGAATATGCTTGTACTTATGGTATTTATTCCATGAATATGTATGCAACTcgtttaaaaaccaatttaaattacaatgacaaagaccatttttttttaaa aCTACTTAAAGATCACTTGCGGAGTTTAATTGAAACTAattcaagtattaaaaatctttCTGTAGATTCTTATGATAGCTTTACTTCATACATAAATTCATTCAAGGTATATGCCAATGTTTTGAATAGTGTTAACGAATCAAATATCACTCTATTAAATGAAACTGATACAAACAA ACTATAG
- the LOC113554163 gene encoding uncharacterized protein LOC113554163 isoform X1, whose product MSSELEKVTEDIDRAVHLLDLLKSRYFFLRAKYDIDLNSQTAYGSKDTQSENQFSSNDLQSFIMLELHLLEYACTYGIYSMNMYATRLKTNLNYNDKDHFFLKLLKDHLRSLIETNSSIKNLSVDSYDSFTSYINSFKVYANVLNSVNESNITLLNETDTNKKKNKLMKKISKINLMSNIITLFISDFISDYRTEEGRAALNMCLKYRTPRSIEYYTKKCNLNK is encoded by the exons ATGAGTTCAGAGCTGGAAAAAGTAACTGAAGACATTGATCGAGCAGTTCATTTACTTGATTTACTGAAATctagatattttttcttaagagctaaatatgatatag accTTAACTCTCAAACAGCATATGGGTCCAAAGATACTCAATCAGAAAATCAGTTTTCATCTAATGACCTTCAATCATTTATCATGCTGGAACTTCACCTTTTAGAATATGCTTGTACTTATGGTATTTATTCCATGAATATGTATGCAACTcgtttaaaaaccaatttaaattacaatgacaaagaccatttttttttaaa aCTACTTAAAGATCACTTGCGGAGTTTAATTGAAACTAattcaagtattaaaaatctttCTGTAGATTCTTATGATAGCTTTACTTCATACATAAATTCATTCAAGGTATATGCCAATGTTTTGAATAGTGTTAACGAATCAAATATCACTCTATTAAATGAAACTGATACAAACAA GAAAAAGAATAAGCTGATgaagaaaatttcaaaaattaatctaatgtcaaatattattacgttatttATATCAGACTTTATTTCAGACTATAGAACTGAAGAAGGAAGGGCAGCtttaaatatgtgtttaaagTATAGAACTCCTAGAAGTatcgaatattatacaaaaaaatgtaatttaaacaaataa
- the LOC113552041 gene encoding RNA polymerase II elongation factor ELL, which produces MSALTAGVQYSLSSNQNNGLLPKQRTGKNKTLFFVKLTDSCLKAVEDYLRCCQQGNSENLPKPRIQFKGNEGQLCVPSISKNYTFDFSLSNNDVAAPRSSFECIRQNTSRSLEYVGTLNRHIRVLANDDVYEATRHRMVAVEELHKKSCTREIELDSKSALSRKIRKNPAQIRASRHNNNTYNNVNITNNVPKPIISKPIPPHIPSPANHASDISKKPLRDRIIHLLALRPYKKPELISILNRDGLKDKDRTQIMSVLSHVAQIKDNVYYLLRHIWNDVQEDWPFYSSQDHIVLKRRKPQNLTPPGLSDTGSSGSSEQSPSSTVPSSPPNNVHGNKRPGYYNSADGFQTKRLRISHFKRPSPEKKLLSNSPPPIVSSTQSTIRSPTHAPSHTNPIPKYIQDFVRITNKEQKKQYKSEFMKCHKEYKHLAEIMDPVRNKFAKLKDRMLLYPKGSNEYKILENQILQEYNERKHDDKYQAAKTRFDYLHNKLSHIKDLVHDYDKHNPVLIRTATPDSSCL; this is translated from the exons ATGTCCGCTTTGACCGCCGGGGTGCAATACAGTCTGTCGTCGAACCAGAACAATGGCCTTTTGCCCAAACAGAGGACGGGCAAGAACAAAACGCTGTTCTTCGTCAAGCTGACCGATTCCTGTCTGAAGGCCGTCGAGGATTACCTGCGATGCTGTCAACAG ggtaaCTCAGAAAACCTTCCAAAACctagaatacaatttaaaggcAATGAAGgc caATTATGCGTACCGagcatatcaaaaaattatacatttgacTTTAGTTTATCAAATAACGATGTTGCTGCTCCTAGAAGTAGCTTTGAATGTATTCGTCAAAATACTTcaag atcatTAGAATATGTTGGTACCTTAAATAGACATATACGAGTACTAGCAAATGATGATGTATATGAAGCTACTAGACATAGAATGGTCGCTGTCGAAGAATTACATAAGAAATCATG TACACGGGAAATTGAACTTGACAGCAAATCAGCTCTTAGTCGCAAAATCCGAAAAAATCCTGCTCAAATAAGAGCTAgccgtcataataataatacttataataatgttaatattacaaataacgtTCCAAAACCTATAATTTCCAAACCTATACCCCCGCATATCCCTTCACCAGCCAATCATGCATCAGATATTAGCAAAAAACCATTACGAGATAGAATTATTCATCTTTTAGCATTAAGGCCATACAAGAAACCagaattaattagtatattaaatagag atgGTTTGAAAGATAAAGATAGAACACAAATAATGTCAGTTCTTAGTCATGTAGCacaaataaaagataatgtaTACTATCTATTAAGGCATATTTGGAATGATGTACAAGAAGACTGGCCATTTTATAGTAGTCAAgatcatattgtattaaaacg acgaAAGCCTCAAAATTTAACACCTCCTGGATTGAGTGATACTGGAAGCTCTGGCAGCAGTGAACAATCTCCAAGTAGCACTGTCCCCAGCAGTCCTCCTAATAATGTGCATGGTAACAAAAGACCTGGGTACTACAATAGTGCTGATGGTTTCCAGACAAAAAGATTAcgtatttcacattttaaacgACCATCACCtgagaaaaaattgttatcaaatagTCCTCCACCAATTGTATCTAGTACTCAATCAACAATACGATCACCTACTCATGCACCCTCTCACACTAATCcaataccaaaatatattca agaTTTTGTACGAATAACAAACAAGGAGCAAAAAAAGCAATATAAATCAGAATTCATGAAATGTCATAAAGAATATAAACACCTGGCTGAAATTATGGATCCTGTTCGAAATAAATTTGCTAAGTTAAAAGATCGTATGTTGCTTTATCCTAAAGGTTCAAATGAAtataag attttagaaaaCCAAATATTACAAGAATATAATGAAAGAAAACATGATGATAAATATCAAGCAGCTAAAACACGTTTTGACTAtcttcataataaattgtctCATATTAAAGATCTGGTGCATGACTATGATAAACACAATCCAGTGTTGATTAGAACTGCAACACCAGATTCTTCTTGCCTATGa
- the LOC113551665 gene encoding furin-like protease 1, isoforms 1/1-X/2 isoform X1 produces MAACTVSFLLWTVALQWISAQDYSSQWAAHIEGGLEIAKRITEKHGFVLLGEIFPDYYHLEHNHVSKRSVNPGLEHHKKLTSEQNVKWAKQQRILSRSKRDYLTYVRDSRSSKRFATKGGLNDPKWPKMWYLNRGRDMDMNVQGAWEEGITGKGSVVTILDDGLEKDHPDLIKNYDPSASYDMNNRDEDPMPRYDQMDTNRHGTRCAGEVAATANNSLCSVGVAFGASIGGVRMLDGDVTDAVEARSLSLNPQHIHIYSASWGPDDDGKTVDGPGELATRAFLEGISKGRGGKGSIFIWASGNGGREHDNCNCDGYTNAIWTLSISSATQNGHVPWYSEACSSTLATTYSSGSNYESQIITTDLHHECTSNHTGTSASAPLAAGIVALTLEANNKLTWRDMQHIVVLTARPTHLLASDWIINGVGRKVSHSFGYGLMDATTMVRLARKWKTVPAQHICNVTAQVFEKPVPARSTVTIQLLVKECNSVNFLEHVQAKISLTASRRGDIKIDLTSPSGTKSTLLAPRTHDNSHAGFHVWPFMTVHMWGERPFGIWQLTIHNEGKLLGRSSLHEWCLILYGTKYSPRTLSPNIYPVEQPPKPIPRRNSKNTKKKSKKSKSQKQSTTPVSTLTKQNVSSYKPNVHIVLFPIKNSSKLSPTLTDNIQTYPSSHRLYSLQNVDGRQTKKNLSPERNISPTTSATMTDWEMVFYGTILPPEQTHILPTMNINQNLTSEDEPEINFKSGECRVTTAKCLECAFGYNIYNGECTVNCPVKTYANNNGVCSDCHYTCYKCNGPNDYQCTTCWGDADLTHALGQTYCYSKNIKHLLDDKTWHIIATVLLIINIFILLIFCKGGVFTRYKPGLDHGDYRLANQIEGDDC; encoded by the exons atATTTCCAGACTATTATCATCTAGAACACAATCATGTATCGAAGCGATCAGTTAACCCAGGGCTTGaacatcataaaaaattaacatctgaacaaaat gtgAAGTGGGCAAAACAACAAAGAATTTTAAGTCGATCAAAACGAGACTACTTAACTTATGTTCGAGATAGCAGAAGTTCaaaaagatttgcaactaaggGAGGATTAAATGATCCAAAATGGCCAAAAATGTGGTATTTA aaccgTGGTAGAGATATGGATATGAATGTTCAAGGTGCTTGGGAAGAAGGGATTACAGGAAAAGGATCTGTTGTTACAATATTAGATGATGGCTTAGAAAAAGACCACCCagatctaataaaaaattat gaTCCCTCAGCTAGTTATGATATGAACAACAGAGATGAAGATCCAATGCCTAGATATGATCAAATGGACACAAACCGTCATGGTACTAGATGTGCTGGAGAAGTGGCAGCAACTGCTAACAATTCTCTGTGTTCAGTTGGTGTTGCATTTGGTGCGAGTATAGGTGGTGTTCGAATGTTAGATGGAGATGTGACTGATGCAGTTGAAGCTCGATCTTTAAGTTTAAATCCTCAGCATATTCACATCTATAGTGCATCATGGGGTCCAGACGATGATGGTAAAACTGTTGATGGGCCTGGTGAATTAGCTACTCGAGCATTTCTTGAGGGTATATCAAAAGGCCGGGGTGGTAAaggatcaatatttatatgggCATCTGGTAATGGTGGCCGTGAACATGATAATTGTAATTGTGATGGATATACAAATGCTATCTGGACATTAAGTATAAGTAGTGCTACACAAAATGGTCATGTCCCTTGGTATTCAGAAGCTTGTAGTTCAACTTTAGCAACAACGTATAGTAGTGGAAGTAATTATGAAAGccag atCATTACAACAGATCTTCATCATGAATGTACTAGTAATCATACTGGTACATCTGCATCCGCGCCATTAGCTGCAGGGATAGTAGCTTTAACATTAGAagctaataataaactaacttGGAGAGATATGCAACATATTGTAGTGTTAACAGCCAGACCAACTCATTTATTAGCTTCTGATTGGATTATTAATGGTGTTGGACGAAAAG tgagtCATTCTTTTGGCTATGGTTTGATGGATGCCACTACAATGGTAAGATTAGCTCGTAAATGGAAAACTGTTCCAGCTCAACATATTTGCAATGTTACTGCTCaagtttttgaaaa acCAGTACCTGCACGTAGCACAGTTACAATACAACTTTTAGTAAAAGAATGCAATAGCGTGAATTTTTTAGAACATGTTCAagctaaaatatcattaacagCTAGTAGACGTggtgatataaaaattgatttgactTCTCCAAGTGGTACTAAATCAACACTACTTGCTCCAAGAACTCATGATAATTCTCATGCCGGATTTCATGTGTGGCCATTTATGACTGTACATATGTGGGGAGAACGCCCTTTTGGTATTTGGCAATTGACTATTCATAATGAAGGaaaattattag GTCGATCTTCTTTACACGAGTGGTGTTTGATATTGTATGGTACTAAATATTCCCCAAGGACATTATCTCCTAATATCTATCCTGTGGAACAGCCACCCAAACCAATTCCTCGAAGGAAttccaaaaatacaaaaaaaaaatcaaaaaaaagtaaatcacAAAAACAGTCTACCACTCCAGTTAGTACCCtgacaaaacaaaatgtttctaGTTATAAACCAAATGTTCATATTGTTCTATTtcctattaaaaattcatccaAATTGTCTCCTACACTAACAGACAACATCCAAACATATCCTAGCAGCCATAGACTCTACAGTTTACAAAATGTGGATGGCAggcagacaaaaaaaaatttgtcgcCTGAAAGAAACATATCACCTACAACTTCAG CTACCATGACTGACTGGGAAATGGTTTTTTATGGAACAATATTACCTCCAGAACAAACACATATACTTCCTACTATGAATATAAACCAAAATCTGACATCAGAAGATGAAcctgaaataaatttcaaatctgGAGAATGTCGCGTGACCACTGCTAAATGTTTAG AATGTGCATTTggatataacatatacaatgGTGAATGTACTGTCAATTGTCCGGTCAAAACATATGCAAATAACAATGGTGTATGTTCTGATTGTCActatacatgttataaatgtaatggACCAAATGATTATCAGTGTACAACTTGTTGGGGAGATGCAGATCTGACCCATGCCTTAGGACAAACTTACTGTTATTCAAAGAATATTAAGCATTTACTGGACGATAAGACATGGCATATAATAGCAACAGTACTGCTGatcatcaatatatttatattacttatattttgtaaaggaGGAGTTTTTACAAGATATAAGCCAGGATTAGATCATGGCGATTACAGACTAGCAAATCAAATTGAAGGTGATGATTGttga
- the LOC113551665 gene encoding furin-like protease 1 isoform X2, with the protein MAACTVSFLLWTVALQWISAQDYSSQWAAHIEGGLEIAKRITEKHGFVLLGEIFPDYYHLEHNHVSKRSVNPGLEHHKKLTSEQNVKWAKQQRILSRSKRDYLTYVRDSRSSKRFATKGGLNDPKWPKMWYLNRGRDMDMNVQGAWEEGITGKGSVVTILDDGLEKDHPDLIKNYDPSASYDMNNRDEDPMPRYDQMDTNRHGTRCAGEVAATANNSLCSVGVAFGASIGGVRMLDGDVTDAVEARSLSLNPQHIHIYSASWGPDDDGKTVDGPGELATRAFLEGISKGRGGKGSIFIWASGNGGREHDNCNCDGYTNAIWTLSISSATQNGHVPWYSEACSSTLATTYSSGSNYESQIITTDLHHECTSNHTGTSASAPLAAGIVALTLEANNKLTWRDMQHIVVLTARPTHLLASDWIINGVGRKVSHSFGYGLMDATTMVRLARKWKTVPAQHICNVTAQVFEKPVPARSTVTIQLLVKECNSVNFLEHVQAKISLTASRRGDIKIDLTSPSGTKSTLLAPRTHDNSHAGFHVWPFMTVHMWGERPFGIWQLTIHNEGKLLATMTDWEMVFYGTILPPEQTHILPTMNINQNLTSEDEPEINFKSGECRVTTAKCLECAFGYNIYNGECTVNCPVKTYANNNGVCSDCHYTCYKCNGPNDYQCTTCWGDADLTHALGQTYCYSKNIKHLLDDKTWHIIATVLLIINIFILLIFCKGGVFTRYKPGLDHGDYRLANQIEGDDC; encoded by the exons atATTTCCAGACTATTATCATCTAGAACACAATCATGTATCGAAGCGATCAGTTAACCCAGGGCTTGaacatcataaaaaattaacatctgaacaaaat gtgAAGTGGGCAAAACAACAAAGAATTTTAAGTCGATCAAAACGAGACTACTTAACTTATGTTCGAGATAGCAGAAGTTCaaaaagatttgcaactaaggGAGGATTAAATGATCCAAAATGGCCAAAAATGTGGTATTTA aaccgTGGTAGAGATATGGATATGAATGTTCAAGGTGCTTGGGAAGAAGGGATTACAGGAAAAGGATCTGTTGTTACAATATTAGATGATGGCTTAGAAAAAGACCACCCagatctaataaaaaattat gaTCCCTCAGCTAGTTATGATATGAACAACAGAGATGAAGATCCAATGCCTAGATATGATCAAATGGACACAAACCGTCATGGTACTAGATGTGCTGGAGAAGTGGCAGCAACTGCTAACAATTCTCTGTGTTCAGTTGGTGTTGCATTTGGTGCGAGTATAGGTGGTGTTCGAATGTTAGATGGAGATGTGACTGATGCAGTTGAAGCTCGATCTTTAAGTTTAAATCCTCAGCATATTCACATCTATAGTGCATCATGGGGTCCAGACGATGATGGTAAAACTGTTGATGGGCCTGGTGAATTAGCTACTCGAGCATTTCTTGAGGGTATATCAAAAGGCCGGGGTGGTAAaggatcaatatttatatgggCATCTGGTAATGGTGGCCGTGAACATGATAATTGTAATTGTGATGGATATACAAATGCTATCTGGACATTAAGTATAAGTAGTGCTACACAAAATGGTCATGTCCCTTGGTATTCAGAAGCTTGTAGTTCAACTTTAGCAACAACGTATAGTAGTGGAAGTAATTATGAAAGccag atCATTACAACAGATCTTCATCATGAATGTACTAGTAATCATACTGGTACATCTGCATCCGCGCCATTAGCTGCAGGGATAGTAGCTTTAACATTAGAagctaataataaactaacttGGAGAGATATGCAACATATTGTAGTGTTAACAGCCAGACCAACTCATTTATTAGCTTCTGATTGGATTATTAATGGTGTTGGACGAAAAG tgagtCATTCTTTTGGCTATGGTTTGATGGATGCCACTACAATGGTAAGATTAGCTCGTAAATGGAAAACTGTTCCAGCTCAACATATTTGCAATGTTACTGCTCaagtttttgaaaa acCAGTACCTGCACGTAGCACAGTTACAATACAACTTTTAGTAAAAGAATGCAATAGCGTGAATTTTTTAGAACATGTTCAagctaaaatatcattaacagCTAGTAGACGTggtgatataaaaattgatttgactTCTCCAAGTGGTACTAAATCAACACTACTTGCTCCAAGAACTCATGATAATTCTCATGCCGGATTTCATGTGTGGCCATTTATGACTGTACATATGTGGGGAGAACGCCCTTTTGGTATTTGGCAATTGACTATTCATAATGAAGGaaaattattag CTACCATGACTGACTGGGAAATGGTTTTTTATGGAACAATATTACCTCCAGAACAAACACATATACTTCCTACTATGAATATAAACCAAAATCTGACATCAGAAGATGAAcctgaaataaatttcaaatctgGAGAATGTCGCGTGACCACTGCTAAATGTTTAG AATGTGCATTTggatataacatatacaatgGTGAATGTACTGTCAATTGTCCGGTCAAAACATATGCAAATAACAATGGTGTATGTTCTGATTGTCActatacatgttataaatgtaatggACCAAATGATTATCAGTGTACAACTTGTTGGGGAGATGCAGATCTGACCCATGCCTTAGGACAAACTTACTGTTATTCAAAGAATATTAAGCATTTACTGGACGATAAGACATGGCATATAATAGCAACAGTACTGCTGatcatcaatatatttatattacttatattttgtaaaggaGGAGTTTTTACAAGATATAAGCCAGGATTAGATCATGGCGATTACAGACTAGCAAATCAAATTGAAGGTGATGATTGttga